One Candidatus Eisenbacteria bacterium DNA window includes the following coding sequences:
- the rpmF gene encoding 50S ribosomal protein L32: protein MAVPKRRHSSTRGKKRRTNWKLSLPSRSVCSHCSQPKLPHRVCAHCGYYAGEEIIIQEAAKTS from the coding sequence ATGGCCGTTCCCAAGCGAAGGCACTCGAGCACCCGCGGCAAGAAGCGCCGCACCAACTGGAAGCTGAGCCTTCCGTCGCGCTCCGTCTGCTCGCACTGCAGCCAGCCCAAGCTCCCGCACCGCGTCTGCGCGCACTGCGGCTACTACGCGGGCGAGGAGATCATCATTCAGGAGGCAGCGAAGACATCCTGA
- a CDS encoding beta-ketoacyl-ACP synthase III, translating into MIAPRRDVHIIGTGSYTPERVLTNQDLERIVDTSDEWITTRTGIKERRIADPATPSSALATEAAKRALDAAGITGADLDQIIVGTVTGDRTFPSTACILQDRLGAERAHAFDISAACAGFVYGLSIGKSSIESGMAGTVLVVGVESLSKIVNWTDRNTCVLFGDAAGAVVLRSTGETGGILATRLHSDGSLVHLLEMPAGGSLMPPSHDTVDQRLHTIHMSGNDVFKHAVRAMESVAVEALEAAGRTPEDLSLLVPHQANYRIIDATARRLGLPMEKVFVNLDRYGNTSSASIPLALDEARRTGRIRKGDLVEMVTFGGGFTWAAAVVEW; encoded by the coding sequence ATGATCGCTCCCCGACGCGACGTTCACATCATCGGGACCGGCTCCTACACGCCGGAACGGGTCCTCACGAACCAGGATCTCGAGCGGATCGTCGACACCTCGGACGAGTGGATCACGACCCGCACGGGGATCAAGGAGCGGCGCATCGCGGATCCCGCGACGCCGTCCTCGGCGCTCGCGACGGAGGCCGCGAAGCGCGCGCTCGACGCCGCCGGCATCACCGGCGCCGACCTGGACCAGATCATCGTGGGAACGGTGACGGGGGACCGGACGTTTCCCTCGACCGCCTGCATCCTGCAGGACCGGCTCGGCGCCGAGCGGGCGCACGCGTTCGACATCTCGGCCGCGTGCGCGGGATTCGTGTACGGCCTCTCGATCGGGAAGAGCTCGATCGAGTCGGGGATGGCCGGGACCGTGCTCGTCGTCGGGGTCGAGAGCCTTTCCAAGATCGTGAACTGGACGGACCGGAACACGTGCGTGCTCTTCGGCGACGCCGCGGGCGCGGTCGTGCTCCGCTCGACCGGCGAGACCGGCGGCATCCTCGCGACGCGGCTCCACAGCGACGGGTCGCTCGTGCACCTCCTCGAGATGCCCGCGGGCGGATCGCTGATGCCGCCGTCGCACGACACCGTGGACCAGAGGCTCCACACGATCCACATGAGCGGGAACGACGTGTTCAAGCACGCCGTGCGCGCCATGGAGTCGGTCGCGGTCGAGGCGCTCGAGGCCGCGGGGAGAACGCCCGAGGATCTCTCGCTCCTCGTCCCGCACCAGGCGAACTACCGCATCATCGACGCCACGGCGCGGAGGCTCGGGCTCCCGATGGAGAAGGTGTTCGTGAACCTCGACCGGTACGGGAACACGTCCTCGGCGTCCATTCCGCTCGCGCTCGACGAGGCGCGCCGAACCGGACGCATCCGGAAGGGCGACCTGGTCGAGATGGTCACGTTCGGCGGCGGGTTCACCTGGGCGGCGGCGGTGGTCGAGTGGTAG
- the sucD gene encoding succinate--CoA ligase subunit alpha, whose product MSILVGRESRVLVQGITGRDGSFHAKQMKEYGTKVVAGVTPGKGGTSVDGIPVFDSVADAVAKTRADVSVIYVPAPLAQDAIYEAVDAEVPLVVCITEGIPARDMVEVASYLEGRSTRLVGPNCPGLISPGQCKVGIMPGFIHAPGRVGLVSRSGTLTYEVVWQLTRAKLGQSTCIGIGGDPIVGTRFVDALALFEADDKTDAIVLIGEIGGTDEEDAAALIEEHVTKPVVAFIAGQTAPPGKRMGHAGAIVSGGAGTAQEKMARFERAGIPVAKVPSEIPGLIASALSAKRSPRFKVVRSTSAARARGKKTAPKRATAKVAGKARPKAKRAASKPSRTARARRNR is encoded by the coding sequence ATGAGCATCCTGGTCGGCAGGGAGTCGCGCGTACTGGTCCAGGGCATCACGGGCCGGGACGGCTCGTTCCACGCGAAGCAGATGAAGGAGTACGGGACGAAGGTCGTCGCCGGCGTCACGCCCGGGAAGGGCGGCACGTCCGTGGACGGGATCCCGGTGTTCGACTCCGTCGCGGACGCGGTCGCGAAGACGCGCGCCGACGTCTCGGTGATCTACGTCCCCGCGCCGCTCGCCCAGGACGCGATCTACGAAGCCGTCGACGCCGAGGTCCCGCTCGTGGTCTGCATCACCGAGGGAATTCCGGCCCGCGACATGGTCGAGGTCGCCTCCTATCTCGAGGGCCGCTCCACGCGGCTCGTCGGTCCCAACTGTCCGGGGCTCATCTCGCCGGGGCAGTGCAAGGTAGGAATCATGCCCGGCTTCATCCACGCGCCGGGGCGCGTGGGCCTCGTGAGCCGGAGCGGAACGCTGACCTACGAGGTCGTCTGGCAGCTCACGCGCGCGAAGCTCGGACAGTCCACCTGCATCGGCATCGGCGGCGATCCCATCGTGGGCACGCGCTTCGTCGACGCGCTCGCGCTCTTCGAGGCGGACGACAAGACCGACGCGATCGTCCTGATCGGCGAGATCGGCGGGACGGACGAGGAGGACGCCGCCGCGCTCATCGAGGAGCACGTCACGAAGCCGGTGGTCGCCTTCATCGCCGGCCAGACGGCTCCTCCCGGAAAGCGGATGGGTCACGCCGGCGCGATCGTCTCCGGCGGCGCGGGCACCGCGCAGGAGAAAATGGCGCGCTTCGAGCGGGCCGGCATTCCCGTCGCGAAGGTGCCGTCCGAGATCCCGGGGCTCATCGCGAGCGCGCTCTCCGCGAAGCGCAGCCCCAGATTCAAGGTCGTCCGGTCCACGAGCGCCGCGCGCGCGCGCGGGAAGAAGACCGCCCCGAAGCGTGCCACCGCGAAGGTCGCGGGGAAGGCCCGCCCCAAGGCCAAGCGAGCGGCGTCGAAGCCGTCGAGGACGGCGCGCGCGCGCCGGAACCGCTAG
- a CDS encoding DUF177 domain-containing protein, which translates to MQIDLTQLPEGSTRLEMDLEPGSIGITPEDAVVEGPLGLKLHLDRRGDEIWIRGKIHAVAREECSRCLVEYPETLDLEFDVFCAKVQNPNVVSPRAVDEEDGGVHFHDGRVLSIDEEIREAVILGLPMKPLCKESCAGLCPRCGEDRNEGPCRCARAAAG; encoded by the coding sequence ATGCAGATCGATCTCACGCAGCTCCCCGAGGGCTCCACTCGGCTCGAGATGGACCTGGAGCCGGGCTCCATCGGGATCACTCCCGAGGACGCCGTGGTCGAGGGACCGCTCGGGCTCAAGCTTCACCTGGACCGGCGGGGGGACGAGATCTGGATCCGGGGGAAGATCCACGCGGTGGCGCGGGAGGAGTGCAGCCGGTGCCTCGTGGAATACCCCGAGACTCTGGATTTGGAGTTCGACGTCTTCTGTGCTAAGGTGCAGAATCCCAACGTGGTGAGCCCCAGGGCGGTGGACGAGGAGGACGGGGGGGTCCATTTCCATGACGGCCGGGTACTCTCGATCGACGAGGAGATTCGCGAGGCCGTGATCCTGGGCCTCCCGATGAAGCCGCTCTGCAAGGAGTCGTGCGCAGGGCTGTGTCCCCGGTGCGGGGAAGACCGCAACGAAGGGCCTTGCCGCTGCGCACGAGCGGCCGCGGGTTGA
- the plsX gene encoding phosphate acyltransferase PlsX, producing the protein MAHDRGPVIGVDAMGGDLAPRVVIQGALEALRESGASFDVALVGDESAIVEEADRLGVRGDLPRIIHAAERVEMAESAASSVRRKRDSSISVSARLQKDHQTDALVSAGNTGAVVAAALFELGRIESIQRPAIATVLPTPQGNVVVLDVGATSDCKPTHLYQFALMGSIYARLVLHVERPRVGLLNIGEEAEKGSELYYEAHQLLKRSPVHFVGNVEGRDIILGTADVVVCDGFVGNVLLKFAESVIPSIAGMIKDEITRHPLSMMAGLLLKPAFRRLRRRLDYSEVGGAPLLGVDGTCIIAHGRSNVRAIKNAIRVAAKCAEARVADSIRAELQRLAPEAA; encoded by the coding sequence ATGGCCCACGACAGAGGACCCGTCATCGGAGTGGACGCCATGGGTGGCGACCTCGCTCCGCGCGTCGTCATCCAGGGGGCGCTCGAGGCGCTCCGGGAATCCGGAGCCTCGTTCGATGTCGCCCTGGTGGGCGACGAGTCCGCCATCGTCGAGGAGGCGGACCGCCTCGGCGTCCGCGGAGACCTGCCTCGCATCATTCACGCCGCCGAGCGCGTGGAGATGGCGGAGTCGGCCGCGTCCTCCGTGCGCCGCAAGCGTGACTCCTCGATCAGCGTCTCGGCGCGTCTCCAGAAGGATCATCAGACCGACGCCCTCGTCTCGGCGGGGAACACCGGCGCGGTCGTGGCGGCGGCACTCTTCGAGCTCGGCCGCATCGAATCCATCCAGCGGCCGGCGATCGCGACCGTGCTGCCGACCCCGCAGGGGAACGTGGTCGTGCTGGACGTCGGCGCCACGTCCGACTGCAAGCCCACCCACCTCTACCAGTTCGCCTTGATGGGAAGCATCTACGCCCGGCTCGTGCTCCACGTGGAGCGTCCGCGCGTGGGGCTCCTCAACATCGGCGAAGAGGCGGAGAAGGGAAGCGAGCTCTACTACGAAGCGCATCAATTGCTGAAGCGAAGCCCCGTCCACTTCGTCGGGAACGTCGAGGGGCGGGACATCATCCTGGGCACGGCCGACGTGGTCGTGTGCGACGGGTTCGTGGGGAACGTGCTCCTCAAGTTCGCCGAGAGCGTGATCCCTTCGATCGCGGGGATGATCAAGGACGAGATCACGAGGCACCCTCTGAGCATGATGGCCGGGCTGCTGCTCAAGCCTGCCTTCCGAAGGCTTCGGCGCAGGCTCGACTACTCCGAGGTGGGGGGCGCGCCGCTCCTCGGCGTGGACGGGACCTGCATCATCGCGCACGGGCGCTCCAACGTCCGCGCCATCAAGAACGCGATCCGTGTCGCGGCGAAGTGCGCCGAGGCGCGGGTGGCGGACTCGATCCGGGCCGAGCTCCAGCGGCTCGCGCCGGAGGCCGCATGA
- a CDS encoding ACP S-malonyltransferase gives MGRALAERYPVARRVFEDADRVLGFALSALCFEGPAEDLTRTENTQPALLVTSVAAFRVLEEKGLLPSATAGHSAGEYAANVAAGSLSFEDALRLIRLRGEAMAGAGTERPGTMAAVLG, from the coding sequence ATGGGCCGCGCGCTGGCGGAGCGCTATCCCGTCGCGCGCCGCGTGTTCGAGGACGCCGATCGCGTTCTCGGATTCGCGCTCTCCGCCCTCTGCTTCGAAGGACCCGCCGAGGATCTCACGCGCACCGAGAACACGCAGCCCGCGCTCCTCGTGACGAGCGTCGCGGCGTTCCGCGTCCTCGAGGAGAAGGGCCTCCTTCCCTCCGCGACGGCCGGGCACAGCGCGGGCGAGTACGCGGCGAACGTCGCGGCGGGATCGCTCTCGTTCGAGGACGCGCTCCGGCTGATCCGCCTCCGCGGCGAGGCCATGGCCGGCGCGGGAACCGAGCGTCCCGGCACGATGGCGGCGGTGCTCGG
- the ndk gene encoding nucleoside-diphosphate kinase gives MEETLFMIKPDAVKNRKVGPIVAEVEKAGFEILDLRLVRLTPDTARRFYAVHEGKPFLNDLVAFMSSGPAVPMRLRRANAVPALRELIGATDPKEAKPGTIRALHAESKQNNAVHASDSPESARTEIQFFFGPGDAGR, from the coding sequence GTGGAAGAAACGCTCTTCATGATCAAGCCGGACGCGGTGAAGAACCGGAAGGTCGGTCCCATCGTCGCCGAGGTCGAGAAGGCCGGGTTCGAGATCCTCGACCTCCGTCTCGTGCGCCTGACACCGGACACGGCGCGGCGCTTCTACGCCGTGCACGAGGGGAAGCCGTTCCTGAACGACCTCGTGGCCTTCATGTCGTCGGGCCCGGCGGTGCCGATGCGGCTCCGGCGGGCGAACGCCGTTCCGGCGCTCCGCGAGCTGATCGGCGCGACCGATCCCAAGGAGGCGAAACCGGGAACGATCCGTGCTCTCCACGCGGAATCCAAACAGAACAACGCGGTCCACGCGTCGGACTCCCCGGAGTCGGCTCGGACCGAGATCCAGTTCTTCTTCGGCCCCGGAGACGCGGGGCGGTAA
- the sucC gene encoding ADP-forming succinate--CoA ligase subunit beta → MNLHEHQGKDLFREAGIPVPPGEVARTAAEAVAIAERTGYPVVVKAQVLIGGRGKAGGVKVVKTPEDLSREAGRILGMDIRGHMVQKVLVTPSAEIEREFYAGIVLDRKAETPLLMVSPEGGIDIEEVARLSPEKILRMHLDGRGLPDYRARAAARFLDERWPVRKQLARVLQGLARVYRDQDCSLAEINPLVVTKAGEVWALDAKVVIDDNALDRHPDLAELRDLGAEDPGEVEARERGLSYVRLDGTIGCVVNGAGLAMATMDLIQYHGGKPANFLDIGGSSNPDKVTAAMNILTRDSRVRAVLFNIFGGITRCDDVARGLLTALDRIGTKTPIVIRLTGTNEAEAREMLAKRGMTALSDMDEAVRAVIARAAEAA, encoded by the coding sequence ATGAATCTCCACGAGCACCAGGGGAAGGACCTCTTTCGCGAGGCGGGCATCCCGGTTCCGCCGGGAGAGGTCGCCCGCACGGCCGCCGAGGCGGTCGCGATCGCCGAGCGGACGGGCTATCCCGTCGTCGTGAAGGCGCAGGTCCTGATCGGCGGGCGCGGCAAGGCGGGGGGCGTGAAGGTCGTGAAGACGCCCGAGGACCTCTCCCGCGAGGCGGGACGCATCCTCGGAATGGACATCCGCGGGCACATGGTGCAGAAGGTCCTGGTCACGCCCAGCGCGGAGATCGAGCGCGAGTTCTACGCCGGGATCGTCCTCGACCGGAAGGCCGAGACGCCGCTCCTCATGGTGAGCCCCGAAGGGGGCATCGACATCGAGGAGGTCGCGCGCCTCTCGCCGGAGAAGATCCTCCGGATGCATCTGGACGGGCGGGGGCTCCCGGACTACCGCGCGCGCGCGGCGGCGCGGTTCCTGGACGAGCGCTGGCCCGTGCGGAAGCAGCTCGCGCGCGTGCTCCAGGGTCTCGCGCGCGTCTACCGCGACCAGGACTGCTCGCTCGCCGAGATCAATCCGCTCGTGGTGACGAAGGCGGGCGAGGTGTGGGCGCTCGACGCGAAGGTCGTGATCGACGACAACGCGCTCGACCGCCATCCGGATCTCGCCGAGCTGCGCGATCTCGGGGCCGAGGATCCCGGCGAGGTCGAGGCGCGCGAGCGCGGGCTCTCCTACGTGCGGCTCGACGGCACGATCGGGTGCGTCGTGAACGGCGCCGGCCTCGCGATGGCGACCATGGACCTGATCCAGTACCACGGGGGCAAGCCCGCGAACTTCCTCGACATCGGAGGCTCCTCGAATCCCGACAAGGTGACCGCGGCGATGAACATCCTGACGCGCGACTCGCGCGTGCGCGCGGTGCTCTTCAACATCTTCGGAGGCATCACGCGCTGCGACGACGTCGCGCGCGGGCTCCTGACCGCGCTCGACCGGATCGGCACGAAGACGCCCATCGTGATCCGGCTCACGGGAACGAACGAGGCCGAGGCGCGGGAGATGCTGGCGAAGCGCGGCATGACCGCGCTCTCGGACATGGACGAGGCGGTGCGCGCGGTGATCGCCCGCGCGGCGGAGGCGGCATGA